TGGCCGCAAATGGGTTTGGCCTACGGCTCCTCGTCGATCCGGTCGGAGAGCCGACCGATCTGCTCGACGACGATCTCCTCGGTGCCGAGACGGGCTCCCTCGACGGTGCCGGGGAGGCAAAACACCGGCGTTCCGTCGGCGATGCCGGCCGCCGCCCGGGTGGCGATCACGTCGGTCCCGACGGCCTCGTTGTAGTGCCGTCGGAACAGTTCGCCGAACCCCGGGAGTGCCTTCTCGAACAGCGGATGGACGGCCTCGACCGTGATATCCCGCGTGTCGATGCCGGTCCCGCCGACGGTGACGACGCCGTCGACGTCCCCGCGGTTGACGAGCGCGTCGACCGCGCCCTGGACGCC
Above is a genomic segment from Halomicrobium sp. LC1Hm containing:
- a CDS encoding molybdenum cofactor biosynthesis protein B, translating into MVDFQSRNRRTRDDERGESETDSESDEPTDGESESSAPDEPETTAEADESDRGPVAGVAVVTVADDRSVEDDPVGDAVIDALGPHELVTRELLGRDHDGVQGAVDALVNRGDVDGVVTVGGTGIDTRDITVEAVHPLFEKALPGFGELFRRHYNEAVGTDVIATRAAAGIADGTPVFCLPGTVEGARLGTEEIVVEQIGRLSDRIDEEP